The following is a genomic window from Pedobacter sp. KBS0701.
ATTGGAACTGTTGTTGCCTTTACTCTGGTTGAAATTAGTCTGCCTTACTTTAACAACTTGTTAAATATTAATCTGATTATTCAATACAATGACTGGAGGTACTGGGCAGTATTAATTGGATTAATTTTATTTACTGGATTACTGGCTGGTAGTTATCCTGCATTTTACCTATCGTCTTTTGAACCTGTAAAAGTGCTTAAGGGCTTCAGTTTTAGAGCTGGCTCAGCTATCTCAATAAGAAAAGTACTGGTAGTATCCCAATTTGTATTTGCAGCAAGTTTAATTGTTTGCACTGTCGTTATCTATCAGCAATTAAATTACATTAAAAATAAACCAATAGGTTATAATCAAGGTAACCTGATACAAATGGCAGCTATGGGTAATTTAACGAGTTCAAAAAAAATCGACTTATTAAAAACGCAGCTAATCAAATCAGGTGCCGCCCAAAATGTTTCGTTACTCAGTATGAATATTGATGAAGGTGGGAACAATACATCTGCTATTAATTGGAATGGCAAAAATCCTAATGAAAAAGTATTGTTTAACCAAAGAGGGATAGGATACGATTTTATAGCCACTACTGGTACAAAAATGATAGCAGGAAGAGAATTTAGTGCTGAATTTCCAGGTGATTCTAACAAGGTTTTGATAAATGAAGCTGCTGTTAAAATAATGGGACTTAAAAATCCGGTGGGTACAATAATTGATTATGGTGAATCCAAATCTACGATTATTGGTGTGATGAAAGATTTTGTTGCAGAATCTCCGTATCAAAAAGTTGCCCCAATGATTTTTAATCGAATTTATAAAGATGAAGGAGGAGTAATTTTAATTCGGCTAAACGAGACACAAAACATCAGCACTTCGCTGGCACAAATCGATGCGCTTGTAAAAGCTATAAACCCAGATTATCCCATAGACAGGAAATTTGTCAGCGATTCTTTTGAAGAAAAATTTCAGAACGAAAAACTTTTGGGCACACTCTCCAACTGGTTCGGTGGTTTTGCCATTTTCATTTCTTGCTTAGGCTTATTGGGACTAGCTCTTTTCATGGCAGAACAACGTAAGAAAGAAATCAGCGTCCGTAAAGTTTTAGGCGCAAGCACAGCAAATATCCTTACACTTTTAAACAAAGATTTTATAAAACTGGTTGCCATTGCAAACCTGATCGCATTTCCGTTGGCTTATATTATTATCAATAAATGGCTTTCGGGCTACGAATACCGCATTTCGGTTTCTACACTACCATTTATTGTGGCCATAAGCCTATCGGTGATTATAGCAATACTTACCGTAAGTGTGCAATCGGTTAAAGTGGCGAAAGCAAACCCGATAGATGCACTAAAATATGAATAAGTTATGCGCTTAGTTTTTGGCGATCAGCGTGGATTTACCGCTAACCGCCAAACACTTTACGCCAACCCTCAAAAATATGTTTAAACTTAACTTAAAAATTGCACTGCGTAACCTTTGGCGAAACAAGGTAAGCTCTTTCATCAATGTGATAGGCCTGGCTATCGGTTTGGCGGCTTGTTTAACTTTGCTGCTATACGTTACCTACGAATGGAATTTTGATAAACACGCTAAAAACTCAGCCTATGTTTATACCACAATGACCAATATTCCGGGTGATAACGGTAAAATTTCAGTAACTTTTGAAGGCTCAACTACTGCTTTCGGTCCGGTAATTAAACAAAGTTTGCCTGAACTGAAGTATATGGCGAGAATGGACTACGGAAGTAAAAATTTAATTGCCAACGGACAGAACGCCTTTAAGCGTCAATCTAAATTCGCCGAACCTGATATCTTAAAAATGTACGATTACGAATTTATTTATGGCAATGCCAGTACAGCGTTAAGTAATCCACATTCTGTTATTTTAACTGAATCTACAGCTAAAGTATTGTTTGGAACAGCTGATGTGCTGAATAAATCGGTGCGTTTTAAAGATCAATTCGATTTGAATATTACCGGAGTAATTAAAGACCAGGCCGACAACAGCTCAAACAAATTTGATTATTTAATGCCCTGGGCTTTTTATGAAACAATTGATCAAGGCGCTAAAGATTTAAACTGGAGCAATTTTAGTTTTGTGACACTGGTGATGTTAAAAAATGGCGCAAACTTAGATTTGGTTAACCAAAAAATCAATCAGATAGAGAAAAAAAATAATATAAATAATCAGCAATCGCAGGTATTGTTCCCATTGGCCAGGTTACATCTATATGGCAAGTTCGAAGATGGCAAAAGCATTGGTGGAGCAATAGAACAAATTTATCTGTTTGTTGGACTCGCTTTCGGAATTCTTTTAATTGCCTGCATTAATTTTATGAACATGGCTACAGCCAAATCAGAAAAACGTGCAAAAGAAGTAGGCATAAAAAAGACTATTGGCGCCAACCGCAGTTCGCTAATTGTACAGTTTTTAACCGAATCGATGATGCTAACTTTTATTGCGGTAATTTTTTCTATTACTATCCTCGAGATTTTTTTGCCCACCTTTAACAACCTGTTGAATAGAAAATTGAATATATCTTATTTTAACAGCACCAGTTGGATGGGCATTCTTGGGATTGTTTTAACTACAGGATTAATTGCAGGTAGTTACCCTGCATTTTACCTTTCGTCTTTTAACCCCATACAAACCTTAAAAAGAAAAATTAAATCGAAAAGTTTCTTTTCAGTGAGTTTAAGGCAGGTATTGGTGGTGGGGCAATTTTGCTTCGCTATTATCCTCATTATTTCTACTTTGGTTATCTACAAACAGATCCAATATATTAAAAACAGGCCGGTAGGCTTTGATATGAACGCTTTGGCAGAAATGCCACAGGATGGGGAACTGAAAACAAAATATGAACTGCTGCGTACTGAGCTGCTAAAATCTGGGGCGGTTACCTCCATGTTCCAGTCATCAGTTAGCTTATCGCATCATGGTCGGAATTTTGCAGGTATCGAATGGGAAGGAATGTTGAAAGCGACAAACAATCAAATGTTTAACCAGGTAATTACCACTTACGATTTTATCAAAACCAATGGCATCAAATTAACTAAAGGGAGAGATTTTTCAGAAAACTTCGCTTCAGATACAAGCGCTGTGATGGTAAGTGCTTCTGCAGTTAAAATTTTTGACTATAAAAATCCGGTAGGCAAAACAATTACCATTTTTGGTGACAAATTTAACATCATAGGTGTTTTCGACGATTATGTTTGGGATTCGCCTTATAAATCGAATAACCCGATGGTGGTGTTTTTTGATAAGAAACAAACGGGAAACATCACGATGCGTCTAAATGAAGATAATAGTCTTCAAAGTAATGTTGAAACCATCAGCAGAATTACAAAGGCTTTAAATCCAGCCTATCCACTGGAGATTAATTTTTTAAATAACGTGTACGCTGAAAAATACAATGCCGAAAAAACTTTGGGCATCCTGTCTAACCTTTTCGGTGGACTTGCGATCTTTGTTTCCTGTTTGGGATTATTTGGTTTGGTAGCCTATAGCGCCGAGCAAAGAACAAAAGAATTTGGGGTACGTAAGGTGCTAGGTGCATCTTTACTTCATTTAATGCAATTACTGTCATTTTCTTTTGTAAAAATGATTGTAGTTGCGATCGTTATCGCTATTCCTTTGAGTTATTATTTAATGAATAAATGGTTGATGAAATTCGAATTTCACACCGAAATATCATGGTGGATTATGCCGATAGCCGGGTTTGGTACTTTACTAATGGCATTGATTACGGTAAGTTTCCAAGCTTATAAAACAGCTCATGCAAACCCTGTTGATGCACTTAAATACGAATAAACCATGCGCTTAGCGTCTGGCGATCAGCGTGGATTTACCGCTAACCCCCAAACGCTTTACGCTAAACCTCAAAAATATGTTTAGACTCAACTTTAAAATAGCCTTGCGTAACCTTTGGAAGAACAAAGGCTTTACTTTAATCAATGTTGGTGGATTGGCAATTGGCATGGTCTGTTGCTTGATGTTGCTATTGTACGTTTATTACGAATGGAGCTTCGATAAACAGTATAAAAATGCCGATAAGGTATATATTGCTGCATTAAATCTAAAGTTTAACGGCAAACTAGCTACTACCATGGCGGTTCCGAATAAACTAGCCAAAGCTGGCGCTTCAGAACTGCCGGGCATTAAAAGTGCAGCGCGCATGTCGATGAATAACGGGGAGAAGCTGTTCAGCCATAATCTGCACAATTTTAAACTTTCAGGGATGAATGTTGATCCGGATTTTTTAAAGATCCTTGATCACAAATTCATCTATGGAGATCCAAATACGGCTTTAAGCGAACCGAATAATGTATTGATTAGTCAATCTACTTCCAAAAAACTATTTGGCGTGGAGAACCCGATCGGACAAAGCATTAAATATGATAACAGGATCAGTTTAAAAGTGACTGCTGTTATAGAAGACCTTCCCAAAAACCAGAGTATGCAATACGATGTGTTGCAGCCATGGGCTTTTTTTGAACAGGAAAATCCTTCTGAAAAAGAAAATAGTTGGGGCGCCATTACCTGTCTAACCTTATTTCAGCTTAAGGATAATGCTTCCCTGGAGGCAACAAATGCGGCTCTAAAACATTTTATTGTAGATAAAGAACCTGATTTAAAAGAGATGACTTATGAACCTTTTCTTTTTCCTTTGAGCAAACTTCACCTGTATGATGATTTTGATAACGGAAAAGTAGTCGGTGGTAAAATTGACCAGTTAAGGTTATTTGTTTTTCTGGCTATCTGCGTACTGTTTATTGCCTGCATCAATTATATGAACCTTTCTACCGCTAAATCTGAAAAACGGGCGAGAGAAGTAGGGGTGCGGAAAGCTTTAGGATCTACCCGCAACACCATTATGGGGCAATTTATGGTAGAATCATTACTGTTGTCGTTTTTAGCCATGTTAATTGCTTTTACGCTACTCGAGGTTTCACTGCCTTACTTTAACAACCTGCTCGATATTTCAATCAAAATCAATTATGGCGCAACCGGCTTTTGGGCGGTCTTACTTGCTATGGTTTTGATTACCGGTCTGCTTGCCGGCAGTTATCCTGCATTTTACCTCTCCTCTTTTATTCCGGTAAAAGTACTTAAGGGATTTAAAGGCTCAACAGGTTCATTATCCATCCGCAAAACCTTGGTGGTGGTACAGTTTAGTCTTTCTATCTGTATGATTATTTCGGCTATTGTAATTTACAGCCAGATCCAGCACCTTAAAAATAAACCTTTGGGTTTTGATGAGACGGCATTGGCACAGATCGACCTGGAAGGGGAATGGACAAAACCCGAAAAACTCAAAACCTTTAAAAACGAACTGGAAAGAGAAGGAGCCATTGTTTCCGCGACTGAATATGCCAACTCTTTTACCAGTAGCGGTTCTATTACCAGCGATATTCAATGGCCCGGCAAGCCTAAAAATGATGTCTCTATTATCAACTATAGAAGTACAGGTTTTGATTTTGCCAAAACAACTGGTGTAAAGATTCTTGCAGGGAGAGATTTTGAGTCTAAATTTTCAGCAGATACCTCTACATCTCTGCTCCTCAATCAAAGTGCTGTTAAAATAATGGGGTTAAAAAATCCTGTCGGTACAGTTATCCATTGGGGCAATAACCCGCCACTTAAAGTGGTGGGCGTTGTTCAAGATTATTCCAGCGAATCGCTTGCTTCTAAAATACAGCCTACAGTTTATTATTACAATGTTAAAACGAGCCGGGTTTTGCTGATTAAGCTCAATCCTAAGCAATCGCTTTCTAATTCAATCGAAGCGATAAAATCGATAAGTCAACATTTAAATCCTGCTTATCCAATTGAAGTGAAAATGGTTAGTCAGGGCATGGCCGAAAAACTCCGGAGTGAAAGGTTACTCAGTGTACTTTCCAATATTTTTGGAGGATTTGCCATTTTTATTTCCTGCTTGGGTTTATTGGGTTTAGCGTTATACACTGCCGAGCAGCGCAGTAAAGAAATCAGTATCCGTAAAGTATTAGGCGCCAATCTTTCTGATATCCTGGTCCTTTTAAACAAAGATTTTATGAAACTGGTAATCATATCCAATGTGATCGCTATCCCGGTAGCCTATATTCTTGTTGCCAAATGGCTGGAAAAATATGATTATAAGATTACGATTAATCCATGGCCTTTTTTGCTTGCGCTTTTAACCTCGGTAATTATTGCCATTTTAACAGTGAGCCTGCAAACCTTTAAAGTGGCCAAAGCAAATGCTGTTGATGCACTTAAATATGAATAAAAGCTGAAAGATAAAAGACTAAAGCAAATTGCTAGAGTCTTGATACCCGATACTAAATACCTAGAGTCTTGATACCCGATACTAAATACTTGATACTAAAATATGTTCAAATTAAACTTAAAAATCGCATTGCGAAACCTTTGGAGAAATAGAGGTATTACTTCAATTAATGTTGGTGGTTTAGCCATTGCTTTGGCTGCTTTTATTTTAGTTGTGCTTTATTTTACTTACGAAACCAGCTTTGATAAAACCAATCCAAACTACAACAATATTTATGTAGTTGGACGGATTTATCCTGATTTTAAAACAAACTACACTTCGCCACCATTTGCAAAAGCAATTAAACAGAATTTCCCGGAGGTAGAAAATGCGGGAATTACCAAACGTGGTTTTTTTGAATTTACCATAAAGAATGGCAAGAACACATTATTTGCCAAAAACTTTATGCAGGCTGATTACAATGCCGCTAAAATTCTTGATTTGAAACCTACAGGAGGCTTAGAAAAACCCGCAGGTGAAGCTGACAGACTTTCTTACCTGAGTGAGGAAAGCATGAAAGTGCTTTTTCCAAATAAAACAGATAACAAGCCTGAAATGGTAGGAATGGGAGCAAGCAATTCGGGCATTACCAGTAAAATCAATGGTTCAATTACAAATAATTTGCATTCAAATATTACTTTCGACGGGATTTCAATCGGTAACGAAATTGGACAGGGAGAGAATTATGGATATAACAATTACACGACCTATATTCAGGTAAAACCCGGAACTGACGTTGCAAACCTGGAACAAAAAATTACAGACTTATACCGAAAAGAATTATTAAAAGGCGAAACTGACCAAAAAACAATAGAAGAAATAAAGGGTGTTTCCACATTTTTAGACCCGCTTGCAAACTTGCACCTCAGGCCAAAGGCCGGTAATGATGCGCCTTATAAAATACTAATCGCCCTTTCTGTACTTGGAATTCTGATCTTGGTTATTGCCTGTATCAATTTCACCAATCTAAGCATTGCTCAGGCCACAAAAAGGGCTAAAGAAGTTGGCGTAAAAAAAGTAATGGGTGCTTATCGTTTCCAGCTTACCACACAATTTCTTACCGAAATATTTATTCAATGTTTTGTTGCTACAATTCTTGCCTTAACAATAGCAGAATTAGCCCTGCCATATTTCAACAACCTTTTTCAGGTTAATTTATCCATCTGGAATATTGAAAATAACTTATTCTGGCAATTACCCTTAATTTTATGCCTGATTACATTTGTTGCGGGCACTTATCCAGCTTTGGTTTTATCAGGTTTCAAACCTGCTTTAGTA
Proteins encoded in this region:
- a CDS encoding ABC transporter permease, with the translated sequence MFRLNFKIALRNLWKNKGFTLINVGGLAIGMVCCLMLLLYVYYEWSFDKQYKNADKVYIAALNLKFNGKLATTMAVPNKLAKAGASELPGIKSAARMSMNNGEKLFSHNLHNFKLSGMNVDPDFLKILDHKFIYGDPNTALSEPNNVLISQSTSKKLFGVENPIGQSIKYDNRISLKVTAVIEDLPKNQSMQYDVLQPWAFFEQENPSEKENSWGAITCLTLFQLKDNASLEATNAALKHFIVDKEPDLKEMTYEPFLFPLSKLHLYDDFDNGKVVGGKIDQLRLFVFLAICVLFIACINYMNLSTAKSEKRAREVGVRKALGSTRNTIMGQFMVESLLLSFLAMLIAFTLLEVSLPYFNNLLDISIKINYGATGFWAVLLAMVLITGLLAGSYPAFYLSSFIPVKVLKGFKGSTGSLSIRKTLVVVQFSLSICMIISAIVIYSQIQHLKNKPLGFDETALAQIDLEGEWTKPEKLKTFKNELEREGAIVSATEYANSFTSSGSITSDIQWPGKPKNDVSIINYRSTGFDFAKTTGVKILAGRDFESKFSADTSTSLLLNQSAVKIMGLKNPVGTVIHWGNNPPLKVVGVVQDYSSESLASKIQPTVYYYNVKTSRVLLIKLNPKQSLSNSIEAIKSISQHLNPAYPIEVKMVSQGMAEKLRSERLLSVLSNIFGGFAIFISCLGLLGLALYTAEQRSKEISIRKVLGANLSDILVLLNKDFMKLVIISNVIAIPVAYILVAKWLEKYDYKITINPWPFLLALLTSVIIAILTVSLQTFKVAKANAVDALKYE
- a CDS encoding ABC transporter permease translates to MFKLNLKIALRNLWRNRGITSINVGGLAIALAAFILVVLYFTYETSFDKTNPNYNNIYVVGRIYPDFKTNYTSPPFAKAIKQNFPEVENAGITKRGFFEFTIKNGKNTLFAKNFMQADYNAAKILDLKPTGGLEKPAGEADRLSYLSEESMKVLFPNKTDNKPEMVGMGASNSGITSKINGSITNNLHSNITFDGISIGNEIGQGENYGYNNYTTYIQVKPGTDVANLEQKITDLYRKELLKGETDQKTIEEIKGVSTFLDPLANLHLRPKAGNDAPYKILIALSVLGILILVIACINFTNLSIAQATKRAKEVGVKKVMGAYRFQLTTQFLTEIFIQCFVATILALTIAELALPYFNNLFQVNLSIWNIENNLFWQLPLILCLITFVAGTYPALVLSGFKPALVLKGNFSTSKQSSWLRNGLLIFQFSIAVIFIIGLFIINAQLKYMRTQDLGFTANQVVYIKNISLFNKPEKFAPVRDKILKIQGVKSVTVATGVPDGSENGGNGYTVNGVQKSIDFVDVDFDYFETLDIKLKEGRFFSKSFSTDTANSVVINESAVAKYGIKNPVGQTIRGCNIDYKIVGVAKDFKAQGFESAVQPTIYAIKNPCGNSKTQIMVKIEENKMADALAALKAQWPQINPQDGEDFRYEFLDELYGKLFKKQEQLQSVFFAAALLTIFIAILGLFAFAKYITNGRIKEIAVRKILGASDIQIFKLINSSFFIMVLVANVISWPVAYILTKKWLETFAYRIDLPVLPFVSSATITILLAVITVSIQAKKAVKANPVDALKYE
- a CDS encoding ABC transporter permease, which produces MFRLNLKIALRNLWRNKGFSLINIGGLALGLASCMLLLLYISYEFGFDKQFKNYSTTYVAHTNMKANSKVHSWAWTPGLLAPELKEKYAGIVNAARSTYPFEQLISYKDIKIKNRGLFADPSFLKILDYKFLSGNAASSLKDINSVILTQSLSRKLFANENPVGKIVKLDNKDGLKVEAVIADLPANSSIRFDYIMPWKLNEKLNGWVTKQGWGSNFCLTLVQLQNSNLLDKVNAEVKNIYKTHDNKSNTNELFLHPLSKWHLYDEFENGVTVGGKIGQLKIFFMLAICILLIACVNFMNLSTARSEKRAKEVGVRKAIGSSRKSLIAQFIFESTLLALIGTVVAFTLVEISLPYFNNLLNINLIIQYNDWRYWAVLIGLILFTGLLAGSYPAFYLSSFEPVKVLKGFSFRAGSAISIRKVLVVSQFVFAASLIVCTVVIYQQLNYIKNKPIGYNQGNLIQMAAMGNLTSSKKIDLLKTQLIKSGAAQNVSLLSMNIDEGGNNTSAINWNGKNPNEKVLFNQRGIGYDFIATTGTKMIAGREFSAEFPGDSNKVLINEAAVKIMGLKNPVGTIIDYGESKSTIIGVMKDFVAESPYQKVAPMIFNRIYKDEGGVILIRLNETQNISTSLAQIDALVKAINPDYPIDRKFVSDSFEEKFQNEKLLGTLSNWFGGFAIFISCLGLLGLALFMAEQRKKEISVRKVLGASTANILTLLNKDFIKLVAIANLIAFPLAYIIINKWLSGYEYRISVSTLPFIVAISLSVIIAILTVSVQSVKVAKANPIDALKYE
- a CDS encoding ABC transporter permease, which encodes MFKLNLKIALRNLWRNKVSSFINVIGLAIGLAACLTLLLYVTYEWNFDKHAKNSAYVYTTMTNIPGDNGKISVTFEGSTTAFGPVIKQSLPELKYMARMDYGSKNLIANGQNAFKRQSKFAEPDILKMYDYEFIYGNASTALSNPHSVILTESTAKVLFGTADVLNKSVRFKDQFDLNITGVIKDQADNSSNKFDYLMPWAFYETIDQGAKDLNWSNFSFVTLVMLKNGANLDLVNQKINQIEKKNNINNQQSQVLFPLARLHLYGKFEDGKSIGGAIEQIYLFVGLAFGILLIACINFMNMATAKSEKRAKEVGIKKTIGANRSSLIVQFLTESMMLTFIAVIFSITILEIFLPTFNNLLNRKLNISYFNSTSWMGILGIVLTTGLIAGSYPAFYLSSFNPIQTLKRKIKSKSFFSVSLRQVLVVGQFCFAIILIISTLVIYKQIQYIKNRPVGFDMNALAEMPQDGELKTKYELLRTELLKSGAVTSMFQSSVSLSHHGRNFAGIEWEGMLKATNNQMFNQVITTYDFIKTNGIKLTKGRDFSENFASDTSAVMVSASAVKIFDYKNPVGKTITIFGDKFNIIGVFDDYVWDSPYKSNNPMVVFFDKKQTGNITMRLNEDNSLQSNVETISRITKALNPAYPLEINFLNNVYAEKYNAEKTLGILSNLFGGLAIFVSCLGLFGLVAYSAEQRTKEFGVRKVLGASLLHLMQLLSFSFVKMIVVAIVIAIPLSYYLMNKWLMKFEFHTEISWWIMPIAGFGTLLMALITVSFQAYKTAHANPVDALKYE